The genomic window ACGTAAAGCAGAATTAGGTTTTTTAGGAGTAGTAGTATAAACACGTATACAAACACCTCTTTTTTGAGGACAATTATTTAAAGCTGGAACATTAGTTTTTATAAATTTTCTTAAACGAGATTTTCTAACTAATTGATTTACTGTAGACATATATTTACCTCAAAAATATAAAATAATATTACCAACTAATTTGTTTTTTGTTCTTAACAGTTAAAAAAACAAATTGTTCATAATTAATAACAAAAAAAATACTAGAAATATTCTTTCTAAATCCTCTAGCTAATAAATCTTCTTCTAATACATATAAATTTTTTGTTAATGATTTAATTAATTTAATAAAATAATTATTTTTTAAAGAAATAATAACACCATCTTGAATAGCTAAAAAATCATCAAAAAAATCAATCATTTTAGAAAATCTATTGATATTATTATTTTTAAAAGGAGAATTCATAAGAATATGTAACAAATTTAAACCCCTTAAAATTTTAAAATATGATCATGAAATTTTATTTTTTTTTTTAAAAAAAAATTATTTAAAAAAATAACATTAATTAAATAATTAAAATTTTTATTTAAACCTCTTTCTTTTAAAGAATCTAAACAACAATAAAAATTATTAATTTTATATAAAGAAAATAATATCTTAAAAGCATTAACATAATTTTTAGATAATATATATTTAGGATTTTGATTAATAAATAATTGAAAAATACCATCATCTAAAAAAAATAAAGATATTTTTGTACAAACAGAAATTGATAAAACAAGATCTAGCGTTTCTCTACCATAACTATTTCCATGAGGAGCATAAGAAAATATTAAAGCTATAGATTTTTTATTCATATTTTAAAATTGAATTACTCTATCACATTTATTAATACAAAAACCTAATTTCATTAATCCAGTTAATTTAAAACAACTACTTATATTAGAATATTTTTTTTTAATATTTTTAATAACCCCTCTTCTCATAGCTGCGCTATAACATAAATTAAGTTTAACATTATAATTAACATATAAATCTTTCCAAGCTTGTAAAATATTAAATTCATCATTATTAGGAGAAATTAAATTATTTGCATTTAAAACACCATCAAAATGAAAAAAAATACTATACAATATATGCCCCAATTTAATAACCGATTTAGAAAATAAAAAACTAGTATTAGAATTTTGAGTTCCGTAAGGAGGACCTGTAACAATAATTAAATATTTCATTAAAAACCTAATCAAATAAAATAAATTTAAAAAAAAATTTTTTAAAAAAAAAAATAAATATTTTTATATTTAATAATACTATAAATAATAAAATAAAATAAAGTAAAATATTTAAAAATAATTTTATAAAAAAAAATAAAGGTTTTATCATGAAAAAATTTAACAAAATAGGAATAACAATTATAAGTTTTCTATCTTATTTTTATATTGGATCATTAGTAGTTGTAACAGGTATAATAATGAATCAAATTGCAAAATATTTTCATTATTCCATATCTGAAATCAGCAACATATTTACTTTTTTAAATTTTGGAATTTTAATAGGAATTATTATAAATTATTGGAGTATAAAAAAAATAAAAATAAAACAACAAATCACTATTAGTTTTATTTTAAATATATTTTCTTTAATAATATTATATTATTGTAAAAATATAATAATATTTTCTTTTATAATATTTATTTTTGGTGTAATCAGTGGAATGATAATGTCTATTGGAACTTTTTTAATAACTAATTTATATAAAAAATATCAAAGAAATTCAATGTTATTAATAACAGATTCTTTTTTTAGTATAGCTGGAATAATTTTTCCTTTAATTTATACATTTTTATTAAAAAAAAACTACTCATGGTATTATATTTATATAATTATTAATATTATTTATATTAAAATATTTATATTATCTAATTTCATAAAATTTCCAATATATAAAAAACAAAAAAATAAAAAAAAAAAAATAAAAATAAATAAAAATATAATTTTATTATTTTTTTCAGCTTTATTATATATATTAGGACAATTAAGTTTTATTTCATGGATACCATCATATATTACTAATAATTTAAATTTAAACATTTTACAAGCTAGTAAAATAATAAGTTTATTTTGGACAAGTTATATGATAGGAATGTGGTTTTTTAGTTTAATAATTAAAAAAATTGAAATTAAAAAATTAATTTCAATTTTACTTTTTATTTCAACTATATTAATTTTTTTATTTAATAACATTAAAAATTATCAATTATTAAAAATAATAATAATAAAATTAGGTTTTTTTTCAAGTGCTATCTATACTAGTTTAATTACATTAATTTCTTTAGAAACAAAAAAACCATCACCAAAATTAATTAATTTAATGTTATTATTTGGTACAATAGGAACTTTATTAACCTTTATAATATCTTCTCCAATAGTAAAAAAATACGGAATTCATAATTCTTTAATATTTTCAAATATAATATATTTTATTGTATTTAACTTAATACTATTACTTATATATTTTAAAAAAAAATAAATTTTAAAAAATATTAATCGCTTTATAAACTTTATATAAAGTTTTTTTAGCTATTAATTTTGCTTTTAAAGCTCCTTTATTTAATATATTTATTAAATAAGATTCATTTTTTCTATACATCCAATATTTTTTTTGTAATTTTATTAAAAATTTTAAAACAACATCAGATAATCTTTCTTTTAAAAAACTATATTTTTTTTTAAAAAAAAAATTTTCTAAAGTAATAATATTTTTATTAGTTAATTCAGAAAAAATAACTAACAAATTAGATATACCTGGTTTTTTTTTTTTATCATAATAAATAAAAGAAGGATTATCAGAATCAGTAACAGATCTTTTTATTTTATCAACAACACAATTTAAATTGTCCAACAAAAATATTACATTATTTTTATTAATATCTGATTTAGACATTTTTTTACATGGTTCTAATAATGACATAATTTTAGAACCATATTTTAATGTTAAAAAATTAGGTAAAGTAAAAATAGATCCATAAATTTTATTAAAACGAGTAACTATATTCCTTGTAAATTCAAGATGTTGAATTTGATCTTTTCCTATCGGAACAATATTAGTATTATATAAAATGATATCTGAAGCCATTAATAATGGATAATTTAACAAACTACTACCAACTTTATACCCTTCCGTTATTTTACTTTTAAATTGAGTCATTCTCATCAATTCTGAAACATTAGTAAAATAATTTAAAATCCATTGTAATTGTGTATGCTCATAAACATCTGATTGTTTAAAAATAATACTTTTATTAGGATCAATACCTGCAGCTAAATATATAGATAAAGTATCTAAAGTACAATTATTTAAAAATATATCTTTACTATTATTTAACGCATGTAAATCTGCAATACAATATAAACAATTATAATTATTTTGTAATTCAATCCATTTCTTAATAACACCAATATAATTTCCAATGGTTAAATCACCAGAAGGTCTTATAGCACTAAAAACAACAGATTTTTTTTTCATAAATAATACCAACTATGGTTTTAAATAATATAAAATTATCAAATATTCTTATAAAAATTATTTAATTTTAATTTAATTTTTTTAACAATATCATAAACATTAATATTATTAAAAATAGCAGAACCCATAACTAAAATATTAGCTCCAGATAAAATAACATCATTTATATTATCAATATTAATACCCCCATCTACTTCTAAAAAAATATCATAATTACCTTTTGAAATTTTTTTTTTAACAATTTTTAATTTATTTAATGTAGATGGAATAAAACTTTGACCACCAAAACCAGGATTCACTGACATTAATAATATTAAATCTAATTTATCCATAACATATTCTAAAAAATTTATTGGTGTGGATGGATTTAAAGCTAATCCTGCTTTACAACCACAATCTCTAATTAATTGTAAAGTATAATCAATATGTTCTGTTGATTCAGGATGAATAGTAATAAAATTAGCTCCAGCTTTTGCAAATTTAGGTATTAAAGAATTAACAGGTTTTGCCATAATATGAACATCTATAGGAGCAGTAATATTATAATCTCTTAATGATTTTAAAACCATTGGTCCAATAGTTAAATTATCAACATAATGATTATCCATAACATCAAAATGAATTAAATCAGCTCCAGCAGATAAAACTTTATTAATATCTTTTCCTAAACATGCAAAATTTGCAGATAAAATTGAAGGAGCCAATAAAATTTTATTCATTTTTTTCCCAATTATTATTTTAAAATTTTTAAAATAATATTATATTAATTAATTATAATAAAATTTTAAAAATTATTAAATCATAAAAACTTATTTACATTTTTTTATTGCTGCAATAATAATATTTTTATTAATATTATTAAATATTTTTGCTTTTCCTAAAGATAAAGGTAATATAAATTTTACTATTCCATTTGTATTTTTTTTATCACGAATAATATATGGAAAATATGAAAAATAAGAAACATCTTTAGGTAAATTTACTGGCAATCCAACTTTTTTTAATAAATTTATAATTCTATTCACAGAACTATGTTTTAAATAACCTAAAAATTCAGAAATATAAGAAGCAACAACCATTCCTAAAGAAACAGCTTCTCCATGTAACCATTTTTCATAATTAAAATATGATTCAATTGCATGACCAAAAGTATGACCAAAATTCAATAATGCTCTATTTCCATAATCAAATTCATCTGAAGAAATAATACTAGATTTTAGTTTACAACATTTTTTAATACAATACATTAAATATTTCTTTTTTAACTTTAAAATATTTAAAATATTATTTTCTAACCATTTAAAAAATTTCTTATCAAAAATAATTGCATATTTTATAACTTCAGCTAATCCAGAAATTAATTGTTTTTTAGGTAAAGTTTTTAATATATTTAAATCTATCCACACAGAAATAGGTTGCCAAAACGTTCCAATCATATTTTTTCCGAATTTATGATTTATTCCTGTTTTTCCTCCAATTGAAGCATCCACTTGCGAAAGTAAAGTTGTAGGAATTTGAATAAATTTTACCCCTCTTTGATAAATAGATGCAACAAAACCAGTGATATCTCCTATAACCCCCCCCCCTAAAGAAATTAAAGTAGTTTCTCTGGTATGTTTTTTTTTTAATAATTTTTTAATTATTAACTTTACTGTTTTAAAACTTTTAAATTTTTCATTATCTTTTATAATAATTTTATCAACTTTTATATTTAAAAAATTTAATAATTTTAAAATTTTTTTTTTATATAAATTAAATAAAAAAAAATTAGTAATTAATAAAACTTTTTTACCAAATTTTAATTTATTAAAAATATTTTTTTTAATAAAAATATTAGAACCAATAAAAATTGAATAACTTCTATCATTTAAATTTACATCAATTTTTTTCACTATATTTACCTTTTATTAAAAAAAAAATTATTTTTTTCCAATAATTTTATAATTTTAAAAACAACAGACTTAACACTTTGTTCATCAGTACTTAACGTTATATCAGAAATTTTCTTATATAAAGGTTTTCTTATTTTTTTTAAATTTTCTAAAACTTCTCTTAAAGATACATTATTAACTTGTAATAATGGTCTTCTTTTATCCTTTTGAGTACGTAAAATTTGTTTAGAAATTGTAGTTTTTAAATATATTACTATTCCTCTAGAAGATAAAAATTTACTTATAGTATTAGAAAGTATAGATCCTCCTCCAGTAGCCAATATAATTCCTTTTTTTTGTGTTAATTCATCAATAATTTTTTTTTCTCTTTTTCTAAACCCAGATTCTCCTTCTACATCAAAAACCCATCCAATATCAGCTCCAGTTCTTTTTTCTATCTCGCGATCAGAATCATAAAACTCCATATTAAGTTGTATAGACAACTGTTTTCCAATAGTACTTTTTCCTGCCCCCATAGGGCCAATTAAAAAAATATTTCGCTTTTCTACCATTTTTTTTTTTATATATTTTACAATAATAAAATTAATATTACCCAGTAAAAAAAAATACTGGAATAAAGAAAAAAATTTAACTAAATATATCTAATATACTTAAAATTAAATCCGAATAAATATTTTAAATAATTTTAAAATATAAAATTATTTAATTATAAAATACATTTTAATAAATATTTGACATTAAAATGAAATAATATAATATTTATTAATAAAACAATATAATTTTATCAAAAAAAAAATAAATATCAATATAAATTATTTTTTTTTTTTGGTGAGGTGCCCGAGAGGTTTAAGGGACATGCTTGGAAAGCATGCATACGGAAACGTATCAAGGGTTCGAATCCCTTCCTCGCCAAAAAAAATAAAATATAAATTAATTTATTAAATTATTTCTAATGCTAATTTAATTAATTTATTAGAACATATTATTCTATCATTAATTGATATTTTTTTATTATTTAATATATTATCAGAAACCATACAAATAGACAAAGCTTTTACTTTCATTTCTAATGCTATACTATACAAAGCAACTGTTTCCATATCTATAGCTAAAATATTAAATTTACGCATAAAATCATAAACATCATTATTTGGTTCATAAAAAAAATCACTAGTAAAAAAATTACCTATAAAAACATCAATACTTAATTTTTTTGAAAATTTTTTAGCTTTGTATAATAATTCAAAATCTGCAATAGCAGAAAAATCATAATTATTAAAACGTAATCTATTAATATTAGAATTTGTACAAGCACCCATACTAATTACAATATCATTCAAATTAATTTTTTTATTAATTGTTCCACAAGTTCCTATTCTAATAATTTTCTTTACATTATAATATTGAATTAATTCTTGAACATATAATAAACAAGAAGGAATTCCAATACCATGACTCATAATAGAAATTTTTTTATTTTTATAATATCCAGTATATCCTAAAATAAATCTAATTTCATTAATTTTAATAACATTTTTTAAATATTTTTTAGCAATATATTTAACTCTTTTAGGATCACCTGAAATTATCACTTTATCAGAAAAATCATTTTTACAAGCATTAATATGAATAGTAGACATTTTATAAATAAAAACTCAAAATTATAAAAAAATAAAATAATTTATATTAATAACATATTTTTTCCATATAACATATTAGATAAAGAAAAATATGATGCAATAGTTTGCCCAATATCAGAAAAAGTTTTTCTATGTCCCAAAAAAATAGATTTAATATTTTTTTTATATAACAAAATAGGAATATTTTCTCTAGTATGATCTGTTCCTTTCCAAGTTGGATCACAACCATGATCAGAAGTAATTATTAATAAATCATCTTTTCTCATTACATTTAATATTTCTGGAATTCGTTTATCAAAATATTCTAAACCATTAGCATAACCAACAACATCTCTTCTATGTCCCCATAAAGAATCAAAATCAACAAAATTAGTAAAAATAATAACATTTTTTAAAAAATTATTTTTTATAGAATCAATTGTAACATCTAATAAATTAGATAACCCTGAAATTTTAATAGTTTCTGTAATTCCAACATTAGAAAAAATATCTGAAACTTTTCCTATAGCAATAACTTTACCATTTTTTTCATCAATTAACTTCTCTAAAACAGTTTTACCATAAGGAGGAATACAAAAATCAAACCTATTCGAAGTTCTTAAAAAATTTCCTAAATTATCTTTAATAAACGGTCTAATAATAACTCTAGAAATTTTATATTTATTTCTATCTAAAATTAAACGTGTAATTTTTCCTAAATTATATAATTTTCTTAAACCAAAACTTTTTTCATCACATGCAATTTGAACAACAGAATCAGAAGAAGTATAAATAATAGGTTTTTTAGTAAAAATATGTTCATTACCAAATTCATTTAAAATAAAAGTTCCAGAAGATCGACAATTTCCTAACCATCCATTAAAACTAAATTTAGAATTAATTTCATCTAAAATAAATTTTGGAATACTATTTTTTTTTTTTTTAAAATAATCCCATTTAAATAATATTGGAAGACCAACTATCTCCCAATGTCCCGTTAATGTATCTTTACTAGTAGATATAGAACTTGCATAAGCATAACTAGAAATAACATCATTAAATTTTATATCACATCCTAAAGGAAATTTCCCAGTAGAAAATTTTGAAGCACAAGATAAACCTAATTTTAATAAATTTGGTATTTTTATTATTTTTTTTTTATTTAAAATTTTTCTTTTAAAAAAACAAAATTTTGCTATATTTCCTAAAGTATCAGAACCTTTATCTCCAAATTGATCAGAATCTTCACTAGATCCTATCCCTAAAGAATCTAAAAGCAATATAAAAACTCTTTTCATTTTACCTACTTTAAAAATATTTAAAAAAAATAAGAATAAGAATGCTTTCCTTTAATATGTTTAGTTACATCAATTACCCCTTTTATTGTTGAAAATTT from Buchnera aphidicola (Greenidea ficicola) includes these protein-coding regions:
- the aroK gene encoding shikimate kinase AroK; protein product: MVEKRNIFLIGPMGAGKSTIGKQLSIQLNMEFYDSDREIEKRTGADIGWVFDVEGESGFRKREKKIIDELTQKKGIILATGGGSILSNTISKFLSSRGIVIYLKTTISKQILRTQKDKRRPLLQVNNVSLREVLENLKKIRKPLYKKISDITLSTDEQSVKSVVFKIIKLLEKNNFFFNKR
- a CDS encoding phosphopentomutase, which codes for MKRVFILLLDSLGIGSSEDSDQFGDKGSDTLGNIAKFCFFKRKILNKKKIIKIPNLLKLGLSCASKFSTGKFPLGCDIKFNDVISSYAYASSISTSKDTLTGHWEIVGLPILFKWDYFKKKKNSIPKFILDEINSKFSFNGWLGNCRSSGTFILNEFGNEHIFTKKPIIYTSSDSVVQIACDEKSFGLRKLYNLGKITRLILDRNKYKISRVIIRPFIKDNLGNFLRTSNRFDFCIPPYGKTVLEKLIDEKNGKVIAIGKVSDIFSNVGITETIKISGLSNLLDVTIDSIKNNFLKNVIIFTNFVDFDSLWGHRRDVVGYANGLEYFDKRIPEILNVMRKDDLLIITSDHGCDPTWKGTDHTRENIPILLYKKNIKSIFLGHRKTFSDIGQTIASYFSLSNMLYGKNMLLI
- the tusD gene encoding sulfurtransferase complex subunit TusD, giving the protein MKYLIIVTGPPYGTQNSNTSFLFSKSVIKLGHILYSIFFHFDGVLNANNLISPNNDEFNILQAWKDLYVNYNVKLNLCYSAAMRRGVIKNIKKKYSNISSCFKLTGLMKLGFCINKCDRVIQF
- the trpS gene encoding tryptophan--tRNA ligase produces the protein MKKKSVVFSAIRPSGDLTIGNYIGVIKKWIELQNNYNCLYCIADLHALNNSKDIFLNNCTLDTLSIYLAAGIDPNKSIIFKQSDVYEHTQLQWILNYFTNVSELMRMTQFKSKITEGYKVGSSLLNYPLLMASDIILYNTNIVPIGKDQIQHLEFTRNIVTRFNKIYGSIFTLPNFLTLKYGSKIMSLLEPCKKMSKSDINKNNVIFLLDNLNCVVDKIKRSVTDSDNPSFIYYDKKKKPGISNLLVIFSELTNKNIITLENFFFKKKYSFLKERLSDVVLKFLIKLQKKYWMYRKNESYLINILNKGALKAKLIAKKTLYKVYKAINIF
- the deoD gene encoding purine-nucleoside phosphorylase — encoded protein: MSTIHINACKNDFSDKVIISGDPKRVKYIAKKYLKNVIKINEIRFILGYTGYYKNKKISIMSHGIGIPSCLLYVQELIQYYNVKKIIRIGTCGTINKKINLNDIVISMGACTNSNINRLRFNNYDFSAIADFELLYKAKKFSKKLSIDVFIGNFFTSDFFYEPNNDVYDFMRKFNILAIDMETVALYSIALEMKVKALSICMVSDNILNNKKISINDRIICSNKLIKLALEII
- the tusC gene encoding sulfurtransferase complex subunit TusC gives rise to the protein MNKKSIALIFSYAPHGNSYGRETLDLVLSISVCTKISLFFLDDGIFQLFINQNPKYILSKNYVNAFKILFSLYKINNFYCCLDSLKERGLNKNFNYLINVIFLNNFFLKKKIKFHDHILKF
- the rpe gene encoding ribulose-phosphate 3-epimerase, with translation MNKILLAPSILSANFACLGKDINKVLSAGADLIHFDVMDNHYVDNLTIGPMVLKSLRDYNITAPIDVHIMAKPVNSLIPKFAKAGANFITIHPESTEHIDYTLQLIRDCGCKAGLALNPSTPINFLEYVMDKLDLILLMSVNPGFGGQSFIPSTLNKLKIVKKKISKGNYDIFLEVDGGINIDNINDVILSGANILVMGSAIFNNINVYDIVKKIKLKLNNFYKNI
- the tusB gene encoding sulfurtransferase complex subunit TusB, whose protein sequence is MLHILMNSPFKNNNINRFSKMIDFFDDFLAIQDGVIISLKNNYFIKLIKSLTKNLYVLEEDLLARGFRKNISSIFFVINYEQFVFLTVKNKKQISW
- the tsgA gene encoding MFS transporter TsgA; protein product: MKKFNKIGITIISFLSYFYIGSLVVVTGIIMNQIAKYFHYSISEISNIFTFLNFGILIGIIINYWSIKKIKIKQQITISFILNIFSLIILYYCKNIIIFSFIIFIFGVISGMIMSIGTFLITNLYKKYQRNSMLLITDSFFSIAGIIFPLIYTFLLKKNYSWYYIYIIINIIYIKIFILSNFIKFPIYKKQKNKKKKIKINKNIILLFFSALLYILGQLSFISWIPSYITNNLNLNILQASKIISLFWTSYMIGMWFFSLIIKKIEIKKLISILLFISTILIFLFNNIKNYQLLKIIIIKLGFFSSAIYTSLITLISLETKKPSPKLINLMLLFGTIGTLLTFIISSPIVKKYGIHNSLIFSNIIYFIVFNLILLLIYFKKK
- the aroB gene encoding 3-dehydroquinate synthase, which encodes MKKIDVNLNDRSYSIFIGSNIFIKKNIFNKLKFGKKVLLITNFFLFNLYKKKILKLLNFLNIKVDKIIIKDNEKFKSFKTVKLIIKKLLKKKHTRETTLISLGGGVIGDITGFVASIYQRGVKFIQIPTTLLSQVDASIGGKTGINHKFGKNMIGTFWQPISVWIDLNILKTLPKKQLISGLAEVIKYAIIFDKKFFKWLENNILNILKLKKKYLMYCIKKCCKLKSSIISSDEFDYGNRALLNFGHTFGHAIESYFNYEKWLHGEAVSLGMVVASYISEFLGYLKHSSVNRIINLLKKVGLPVNLPKDVSYFSYFPYIIRDKKNTNGIVKFILPLSLGKAKIFNNINKNIIIAAIKKCK